cttcctttttctttcccccacCCCAGATCCCGATCTGTTTTTCTCTGTGGCTCGGGCTATCCTTTGTTTTACTTGTCGACGAACGGCTTTGTGCTCGCCTTTTTCTTCGCTTACACCCTTCACATCTGTATCACTTTGGGACTGCAGACGCTGCTTCTAGGCGAGGCAGCAAGCGGGGGACCGTGGTCGCTCTTTGTTGTATTTgattaagccctttttttttcgtctcgtCCCATCTCCAAAGAGGTCACGTCACGTCACGTTACGCATTGTCACGCATCCATCGGTTTGAACAAAACACCCGCCGATATGGGCAACGCCATCGAGCATTCGGACCAAGAGTCCAGGGACACCAAGCCCGTTCCCAGCTCCAGCCCAAGCGTGCACGCCGCCGAGAAGGAAGGCTCTGTTGAGAAGCCCCACGACGGCCAGGTTGACTACAGCAATGATGACCTGGAAAGCCCCGGTTTTGACGCCGCTGCCACCAAGAAGCTGGTCCGCCGCATCGATTGGCACCTGATTCCCTTCTTGGCCTGCCTGTATCTGCTCTCTTTCCTCGACCGTACCAATATTGGAAACGCTCGTCTCGAAACGCTTGAGAAGGATATCGGCCTCTCTAACCTCCAGTACAATGATGCATTGGCCATCTTCTTTCCCTTCTATGTCGCCGCTGAGGTGCCCTCCAACATGGCCATGAAGAAGTGGAGGCCGTCGATCTGGATCCCATCAATCATGGTTGTTTGGGCTGTCTGCACAACACTCATGGGCATTGTTCACAGCTATGCTGGCTTGATGGTGTGCCGTGCCGCTCTGGGAATTGCTGAGGGTGGTCTGTTCCCTGGCATCACATACTAGTAAGTCTCGACCCAGGACATTGAGAGAGAATGCCGTTTATTTTGGTCCCGGCCGCACAACAACACATAAGGTATACTGTACTGACTTCAGACATGACTGCAGCATTACCATGTGGTACCGCCGTCACGAGTGTGGTTTTCGCATGGCCATCTTCTTCTCCGCTGCaactgctgctggtgctttCGGTGGTCTCTTGGCCCGTGGTATCCTTGAAATGCGTGGTGTTGGCAACCTCTCTGGCTGGCAGTGGATCTTCATTCTTGAGGGTCTTTTGACGCTCGTTGTTGGTAAGTTAGCATCGTATATATCCAGTCACTTGGCGCGTCCGCTTGGAAACAACGAACACGTGATCTCTCCTAAATCGACATTTGGCTGACGATACCCTCTTTACCTCGCAGCTTTGATCGCATACAAGGCCATGTACGACTACCCTGACACGGCCAAGTTCTTGTCTCCTGTCGAGAAGGCCGAGGTCGTGAACCGTCTCAAGCTCGACCGCTCTTCTCTGGCCGATGAGTGGGATATGCGCTACTTCTGGGACGCCCTCAAGGACTGGAAGATCTGGGTCCACATGCTTATCACCAACGGCATCTACACCGGCTTGTACTCATACTCGCTGTTCCTGCCAACCATCGTCAGCGGCCTCGGCTACACCGACCCCAAGCTGGCTCAGCTGATGACTGTGCCGCCCTACATTGTCGCCTGTTTCTTTTGTATTTCAGCCGGTTGGTTGGCAGACCGCTTGGGACAGCGTGGTCTGTTCATGATCTTCTTTGAGATGATGGCGTAAGTTTTTGGCCCTTGGTCCCTCCTTCGCTGGGGATTATTCCATGCAAAAATCAAGTTTCACCAACTAATGCATTTCTCACCCTGCAGTATGGCTGGTCTAGTGATGCTCATCGTCAGCAACTCCAACGCCGTCAAGTACGCCGGCTGCTTCTTCCTGGCTTCGGGTATCTACCCCAACGTGCCCCAGGGTGTCGCATGGAACGGAAACAACATCGGCGGCTCGCTCAAGCGTGGTGTCGGTATCGCCATGCACGTCGGCTTCGGCAACCTCGGCGGCACCGTCTCGGCCTTCCTCTACCTGAAGAAGGACGCTCCTCGCTACATTTCTGGCCACAGCGCCCTGCTTGGCCTTCACGCCATGTCCCTGATCCTCTCGATCTTCATGCACATCTACCTCCGCAGGGAAAACGCCCGCCGCGACAGGACCTTCAAGCCCCCATCTGAGTACACCGAGGAGGAGAGGCTCCAGGAAAAGCATAAGGGCGATTCGGCGTCGTTTTTTCGGTATACGATCTGATTAGAAACAATGCAAAAGAAGTTGTGATTTTGGTAGCCGCGTTCTTTATATATGAATGGACTTCTGGGGTGAAGACCCCGATACATAAGGGATTATCTTATTTTAATGATGTTTGGATCGTCGTTCTTGCCTGTTTCTCTTGTCCGTGCCCTTGATTAACGGTAGAGCTAGGTGCTGAATGTGATGTTGTGGTCCTATTCTCTGCGGATCATTGACTTCTCGATGCCATAGAGTGGGTAGTCAGTTTACCGAATCCAAAACCGCCACTCCTCCAAACTTGCCCTTCGCTGTGTATCTTACTCGAGCAATGATCTGAGCAGGCTTTTAATGGCAAAACAAACCTAGCTCAGCTGAGAAGAGATTGTGATTCTTGGTCACTGCGAGATTGGATATTTTTAAGGGGAGTATAGTGAGGTGGATCCACTCCTCCTACTGAGTTTATTTATACAAGCTGTTTTGTAAGCTGTTCAGTCACTGAAAGCCTCGAAGAATATAATACACTGGAGCTAAGGACTTCGTAGTGAGTGAAGCGAGCCTAGGCACTAACAGCGTAGCCTTTCTTTTATATCTATGTTCAAATGCGGAGTTTCTCGACCTCTCATTGGTCGGCCTAACCTGTCGAAAACGAGGTTCGACTGGGCGAAGCTTTGACGTCAACATACGCACGTGGAATAAAACTATTTGGAAGGAGCGAGTCTTTGCgataactacctacctaccattTAGGGCCTAGGGTATATtatggtaggtacctagacggctaacgtaggtaggtaggcaggtaggcaggtgcaaggtaggtaggtatctaggTACTTACCACGCTACTTCCGCTCCGCTCACGCTTTCCGAGATCGCGACGCCTTGAGGGCAGGGTATACACATAAGCTGCTCCTGCTCACATTTTTTCTTATCTACCTATCCTGCTAGTGCCTTGGACTTGCCACACTCCGCTACGGCGCCCAGCGTCTTTCTTTCTGGCAGAATTTTGGCGATAAGACGTCGTGGGAGCACATCGATTTTTCTCGTCTGGAACTCTAGAATGACGGTCTGACCTCAGAGACAGACCTTGCAGGCTATTAGCATATCACGAAACTAGGTAACTAGGTAGCTTTCAATAGCTAAGGGATATGTAAATACCTCTGGCCTTTTCTCCTCCCTTCCTGTTCTCCTCCCTATTTTCCTTTCTATTCCCCTTCTacttcctttttttatttcccttcctatttccctttttattttcctaTTAGTGTTCTccactttctttttttaggtTTGGACCCCTCGCGCAGGTACGCAATAACAAAAACATTATTTGTAGGAACGTTTCCCCTTCGTTTTTGGTATTTTGGGGCTATATTTGTCCAGGGCGCCCAAATCCACCCTGCTTTTTATGCTCCTCACCATTTTCTTACTTCAATATCACCCACCCAGATCGTCAAAACCAAATCCCCAGTCCGAGCCCGAGATTCCGCTGATGCTAATACAAACTCGTTTGCGGGGTCATTATAAATACAAAATCTCATGTTATCAATGCGGCCTCTTTATCAGTCCAGATGCAAGCCCGCAAGCCATGATCGCAGGTAGTAAAATAACATTAAACCTTTACCGAAGGTTACTGACAGATAAACCCACGTCTGAGGCCACAGTTTCTGGACCGGTGTGGCATATGTATCATAGCGGGGGAGAAAGATCACAATTCATTTCCGGCCAAACGCCACAACTTTGCATCTACAGTTACGTTTTGGGCTTCCTTCCGGTATACTAGCCAAGGGGGTATATTGGATTAAATAACTACCAATTTATTGGCCATCCAGCCCCCTCAAGTAAGACCCCGTTTGCGTACCTAGGTGGGATTATAAATTTAATCCTTTTACCGCGACATCATAAATTGCTATCTTATTATTTgctattttattttacgcCTATATTATATCCTCCTATTTATCTTCCTACCTATTCTCCTA
This DNA window, taken from Pyricularia oryzae 70-15 chromosome 6, whole genome shotgun sequence, encodes the following:
- a CDS encoding high-affinity nicotinic acid transporter; this translates as MGNAIEHSDQESRDTKPVPSSSPSVHAAEKEGSVEKPHDGQVDYSNDDLESPGFDAAATKKLVRRIDWHLIPFLACLYLLSFLDRTNIGNARLETLEKDIGLSNLQYNDALAIFFPFYVAAEVPSNMAMKKWRPSIWIPSIMVVWAVCTTLMGIVHSYAGLMVCRAALGIAEGGLFPGITYYITMWYRRHECGFRMAIFFSAATAAGAFGGLLARGILEMRGVGNLSGWQWIFILEGLLTLVVALIAYKAMYDYPDTAKFLSPVEKAEVVNRLKLDRSSLADEWDMRYFWDALKDWKIWVHMLITNGIYTGLYSYSLFLPTIVSGLGYTDPKLAQLMTVPPYIVACFFCISAGWLADRLGQRGLFMIFFEMMAMAGLVMLIVSNSNAVKYAGCFFLASGIYPNVPQGVAWNGNNIGGSLKRGVGIAMHVGFGNLGGTVSAFLYLKKDAPRYISGHSALLGLHAMSLILSIFMHIYLRRENARRDRTFKPPSEYTEEERLQEKHKGDSASFFRYTI